The Equus caballus isolate H_3958 breed thoroughbred chromosome 25, TB-T2T, whole genome shotgun sequence nucleotide sequence tggcattgctcatcaagccatgctgaggcagtgtcccacatgccacaactagaaggacccacaactaaaaatacacaactatgtactggggggctttggggagaaaaaggaaaaataaaatttttggaaaaaaaagaaattgtgggTGGAAATGATGGTTAAGGAAGGATTTACAAACAGGATGCATGTAAATCTAGAAATTGCTGGAAATCCAGAAGCAACAGCTGGGCTCCCACTGTCACTCTCGATGCTCTCTAGAAAGGGATCGCAGGAGTGAGGTTTAAGTTATCAGGGTGCGGGATCGTCCagggtgacccaggctccagctcCTTGGCCTCAGAGCTGACAGCAGGCTGATGGGCCCCGTTGTCCGTGTTCTCAGGATCTTTATGTCGCAGAAGCTTTATCCACCCTGGAATCATGGAGGAGCCGCTACAACCAAGTTGTGAAGGACAAGGGAGACCTCGAGCTGGAAATCATCGTCCTGAATGAGTATGTCTGTGTCAGGAGAGGGCGTGTGGGCCGATGGAGGGAAGTGGGCGTGCGCGTGGACGGAGCCCAGCTCCCTAAGGCAGGCCACGTTGCTCACGCGGCTGCTGTTTGGTCACCCCTGGTCAGGGGCTGCACTGGCCTGAAATCTGGGAGGCCCTGAGCTGGGCTTCCTGGTTGGGGCTGGGGTGCAGGCTCCAGTCCCAGCCCCGGGGTCCTACCCCGAGCAGGCACTGTGGAGGAGCTAGGCTTCTCTGGTCAGAGGGCTGGGCCTGGCTCCAGCGCCTAGGCCTGAACTGGGTCCCAGTCTGCACAGCATGAGGAACGGGGCAGCTGGTGACCCCTGTgtcatcttctctctgttgttttGCCCACGAGTCAGTAGGTCAGAGGTGTGGCCTGGGACTGGGGGGCAAAAGTGGCCTCAAGTTGCGGGTGACTGAACTCACGCTTCTTGCCACTGGTGAACATTCTCACTGTCAGCTGTATTCACATgttcattcacttaaaaatacttattgagcatctactagataccaggctctgtgctggcccTCAGGATTACAGCAGTAAAAGGACACATGCgccccctgccctcagggagctaaCCCTGGACTCTGGTAGAGGGGATGAGGCTACAGAGACCTGGACTCCCTGGGCTGAGGGCAGCTCACAGGGAGCTCACTTCGTCCCCAGGTCAGGATGGTCTTCCCTGAGCCAGTGGCTCTTGCTATATTCAACTCAATTTGGCAAGCAAACAACATGAgaacctgctatgtgccaggccctatgcCAGGCGCTGTCCTCAGAGTCTAGTGGGAGAAAACAGGTGATTAAGGTAGAAGGATGTATGGTGGATGCAGGAGATTGGGGAAGAGATGCCCTGAGGAAGGAACTCTGAACTGGGTTTTTAAGggtgagtaggagtttgccaggtaAAACAACATGATGTGTTTGCTTGGGCCTagtcagtgctcagtaaatatgtgcTGGATGAACTATAACTGATCCATACTGAGAGCAAACAGGGTGTAAAAGTTCTGTGTTGGGTCTGTGGTCAAGATAGACAAGCATCTGTAGCCCCCATGCTCCTCTCAGGCCACTGGAGGATTATAGCCCTGCTGAGTGACGGGatgcatttgtctttttactGCTCCTGGCACCTGCCCTCACCTGGGAGAGACAGAACCCCACTGTGATGTGTGCCTGAGGGAGAGGAATGCCTAGGGGTGTCCCTGACCACCCAGCCTGGAGTTCTTTCCCAACCTCAAGACGTGGTGGGCGAAGAGATCCGCAAGGCACCGCGGGGAGTTGGGGAGGGCCCATGCGTCTGGTGCTCATCCTCAGGGAGTGTCTTGGCCTCATGGGAGGATCAGAGTGGAGCAGACTTTCAGAGGGGGTGGTGTGGGAGACAAATCTTAGAGGCTGTTATAAGAGACGGGGTGCGTGGGAATGCCGCAGCAGCGATGCCAggacaggcagagcagctgcttcTCGGGGGGAGACCAGGGAGCAGGCAGGGTGCCAAGAGGAGGGACGTGACCTGGGGAGGAACTTTTGTCCCTGTTCCACACAAAGAGCCTGGCTCCTCAGAACCTGTGTATTGATTCTCTCTGCTTTCGCTTGGTGACCTTCCAGCCGGGTGACAGATCTTGTAAACCAACAACAAACCTTGGAGGAGAAGATGCGGGAAGACCGGGACAGCCTGGTGGAGAGACTCCACCGGCAGACTGCCGAATATTCTGCATTCAAGCTAGAGAACGAGAGGCTGAAGGTCTGTGTGGCAGCCGGGCCCGGGACAGTGGGGTGGAGAGCAGGAGGCTGATGGCTGGCCAGTCCTGGTTGGGTCCCAGAGGTGACCCACGAGGATCTTCAGAGGGTCTGGAGGCAGCAGCGTGATGGAGAGGGCGTGCTCTGAAGCCAGAAAGGCCCAGTTCCTTACCGGGAGGAAATGAGGCCCTTGTGAGAATGTGGTGATGCACGTGCAGTGCTCAACATGACACGTTCAGCCTGTGCTTGTGAAACAGACCTGACCTCGAGCTTAATGTTGACTTTCCCGGCCAACTCCTGGCCCCTTCACATGCACTAATTCTCACTTGAACCTCCCAGCCTCCCAATACTTTATGgaataaggaagctgaggcctaGAGAAAGGTCGAGTTTCTTGCCAAGATTTTGCCCTTGGAAGTGttggagttgggatttgaacccaagtcggACTGTGGAGCTAGCTCTTAACCACTTGCTATACACCCTCCCAGCATGCCAGGGGCGAGAGGACCTGACCTGAGGTTGACATTTCAGAGCCGGATTTGAGCTTGGTTTTTAACTGATCTGGCAGTAATATCTAGGTGtatttttttacagatttttgtttgttaCGCTTGATTTTAAGGAAGTATAACATACAGGAAGGTACACAAAATGAACATACTTTGTCCATCAGTCCGCCTGATCAAACCTTACCAGCACCCCAGAGACCTTGCCTGGTTATAGACACCCTGTGCAGAGGCGACCGTCAGGCTGACTTCTATCACCACAGATCGGTTGCCTGTTTGTGAACGTTGTGCCTGGCTTTTCCTCAGCATCCTGTTGGTGCAAGTTAGCCATGTTGTGTGTGGCAGTTTATTCATTCTCAATGCTGTACAGTATGCCATTGTATGAATACGCCACgatatatttatccattctactgttgatggacatttgggtcgtagaacatttttgtatatttttcggTGCACATAATTGGTGTATTTTTACAGGTTGTACACCTTGAGATAGATTTGCCAAGTCATCGGGTGGTGTGCATAAGTTCAGCTTTGGGAGATGTTACCATGCAATAAAGTAGTTGTACAAACTGATACTCCCATCAAGAGTATGCGAGAGTGAACGGTTGCTCCCTATCTCCTCggcaacacttggtattgtcagtcatTTTCATTTGAGCCACTCTGGTAGGGGTGTCAGAGTATCTCCTTTGTTGTAATGCAGTTGTTGGATGAATGAGAGACGACCTCCAAGTCTAATAATGGGTCAGGGGCTTGGTTCCAGTGTGGTATATCTGTGTACTGTTATTCAGTGTGGCCGTTCAAAACAATGTTTGTAGAAGTGCATTTTCGGGACCTGCTtggtagcgcagcggttaagtgcgcaccttccgcttcggcagcccggggttcacctgttcagatcccaggtgcggacatggcactgcttggaagACCATGctgtgggcgtcccacatataaagtagaggaagatgggcacagatgttagctcagggccagtcttcctcagcaaaaagaggaggattggcagcagatgttagctcagggctaatcttccgcaaaaaaaaaaaaaaaaaatgcattttcttagaTATTATCATTACAAAGGTAAAATATGCTCATAGTAAAAGCTTAAAACATTACAGAAATGTGATGTAGCAGTGAAGGTCTCTTTTAACTGTTGATgtgtatttttccagttttttccccaGATACTAACATACATATTCAAACACATACAtgcccattcatccatccattattctgcaacttgcttttctcaTTCAACCATATTTCTTGGATATCTTTTTAGGTCAGTTGCTTTTTAGCTTTATCTCTTTCAAATGACtgcttattattttattgagagacCATGATTTATTTTGTCCCATCCACTAAGGAGGGCATTTGGGTTGTAGGAAGACATTTATTGACTTGCGAAGTAGTTCACAACATAATTGTTCCTTGAAAAAGTATGTTGCAAAGCAGTAAGTACAATGTAATTCTGCTCTTGGTGAAGAAATTAGAGTGTCGACTCAGCTATTGATGTATAACCATATACGAAGGCGTCACATATCATGAATCATTTTTCTTAGTCTTATCTCCATTTTCTGTATTGATTCTGTATGGCTTTTGTAGTaagaacaagaaaacacaggAGCCACTTATTTGCCTCTGTCGTCACCTGAGTTGGTCATGTTAGGAATCTTGCCCTTGTGCAAGGAAGACTGCTGGCATGGGTTTGAGTAGGTGGGGCTTCCCTTTGCTGGCCCCTTGGAGTTGGAGCTGAGGGTGGGACGGCAGCCTGCTCCAGAACCTTCCTGTTGCTTACTCACGAGCCACTCCTTCCAGGCTAGCTTCGCCCCGATGGAGGACAAACTCAATCAAGCCCACGTTGAGGTCCAGCAGCTGAAGGCGTCGGTGAAGAACTATGAGGGGATGATTGACAACTATAAGAGTCAGGTAGGCCTCTCAGGGGCTGCAGCCCTGCCGGGGCAGCACCTCCCAGCAAACTGGCAGATTAGCCACGAGGCCTTTCCCAGGAAGGGTGGGGCATGAAAGGTGTTTTTCACCAAAACTTGGCTCTGCCTGAGACGGCCTCATCCTTGTTGGTCCACAGGTGATGAAGACCAGATTGGAGGCTGATGAGGTGGCTGCCCAGCTGGAACGCTGTGACAAAGAGAACAAGATCCTTAAAGATGAGATGAACAAAGAGATTGAAGCGGTACTACTCCCCTTCCttgctctcccctcccacccccagttcCATGTCCATCAGTCTGTCTCTCTTGTTTGCCTTTGACCCTCCTGACGTGGACAAGAAAGATTAACAACCTGTCTCACTGCTGGGCTGGTCCTCTCTACTGTGTACATGCCTTCTCCTTTcttgtctcctctcttctctctctcatgctTCTTCTTCATCCCTTTTTCCctcctggttttcttctttctccaatttcctaaaaaaaaacctctcctaCTTGGAGCATCCAAGTGGATTCAAATTCACAGTTTGCCAGGTCTTAGGTGTGTGTATTTCATTCCGTGTGGTGGCTTTATTTTGTGCCAACCAAAAAGAATGCCTCCTGTCCCCTTCCCCAAAGAGCCTATTCTTCTAGAGATGGCTTGGCTGTGTAGAAGCAACAGGATCATCTTAATAGTAACGTTGGAGATGTATTGAGTCCAGGCTCAGCCACTAATGTGTtgcataaccttgggcaagtcactgtccCTCTGTAGTACTCAGAATCCTTGTGATCACAAGGTGGATGAGGACCAGAGTGTTCTTGCCTTCCCTCCGACCTACAGCATGGTGATTGCTTTCCTAGGGGCTTTGGGGTTAGACCAGACTTTGACCCTGGCTTTACCAGTttctagctgagtgaccttgggcaaatgatcCTTTGATCCTTAGTGTCCTTATATGGGAACAACAGCACCTACTTAGTAGGTTGTTGTATGAATTAAATGAGTAATTCAGAGAGccctcagcacaatgcctgggtCCTGGTGTTTGCTATGTGGTTGCCATGTTATTAGGTGACTAGAGTGGCAGGCTGAAGTGGCAAGTCAAGACCAAGTGTGTCCTCCCAGAGAGCAGCTGGACACTCTTGGTggcctgtggggagggcaggtggTACTTCTGCCTGTGGATCTCGCAAGATCCTCTTCAGGGGAGGAGGGTGGCCCTGCCCTACCTCCAAAGGACTCCGCCTGGCCCCGTCAGCAACTGGGCCCTTCCCAACGGTGGGCTTTTCTCCCCCACTCCAGGCACGTAGGCAGTTCCAGTCCCAGCTGGCTGACCTGCAGCAGCTACCTGACATCCTCAAGATCACGGAGGCTAAGCTCGCAGAGTGCCAAGACCAGCTGCAGGGCTATGAGAGGAAGAACATCGACCTCACAGCCATCATATCAGACCTGCGCAGCCGGGTAAGGGACTGGCAGAAAGGGTCCCACGACCTGGCCCGAGCAGGGGCCCGCTTACCAAGATGAGCCGCACACCCCCAAGGGAGGACCACTTCCTTTTTCTTGGCTGCCGCTTTCTGAAAGGAGTGAGCTATCATCAGTGCTGTGAAATAAAAGTCTGGTGTGCCAAATGCCTCGTGTTTGCACCAAGTGATTGTAGTTATAGGAGCCGTCACTCGACTGGAGTTGTTGGGCCCTCCTGCTCTTGCCCCGCCCCCCAGGGCTCCAGGTCCCTGCCTGCCTTGGTCCTTCACGCTCTGCTGCAGACACTGAGccataggttttctttttttccatctttctcttgCTTTAGCTGCCTTTCCTTACTCTTAACAGACCATTGCCTGAGATTCTGTCCTGAAAGAGGGTCCCCCTTCTCCCGGAAGCAGTCTGCCTCTGGGTTACTGGAACCATGCCAATGGTGCCTAAGAAATCACCTCTCAtttgcagtgtgaccttgggcaaggcccTTCCCCTCTCTTGACCTGCTTCCTTGTAATAATAGTCAAAGCAGCTCCCATTTTTTGAGCAGATGCTCTGTGCTCTGGCATTCTCTCTTCAATTCTCCCAGGAACTTGGTGAGGtgtattattttccccattttacagaaagcaGCCCAGGCATAGAGGGGAGAAGTAAtttcctgaggtcacagagctaatagtAAACAGGGATTGGAACCCAGCCAGCTCTGTCTGCTTCCCAAGCCCGTGTTCTCAGTGCTCTTAAATTGCCTGCCTTCTCCCGAACCTGAGTGTTCTCAGCTTTTCAACCCCTGGTATCTGAGGCTTCGACGTAAAGCACCCCTCTGGATAACTTCTCAAGCTTGCCAGCCTGAAAGCCTGGGTAGATTCTTGTTCCTGTGCCTGCACTTGCCTCCAGTTAAGGGGAGAATGAAGTCAGTGGTACCAACAAGGTAATTGGTAAAGCCCTGTGGTAGATCATGTGGGCCAGTCAGGCCCGCCATCTGCCTCTGCCTTCTCATGCCTGCCCCGGATCCCACTGAGTGGCCTCTCCTGATCATGAAAGCATCGTCGTGGTTCTTCAGGATGAAACCTGGCTTCTCTCGGTGCGGGAAAGCCTTCAGCCCTGGGAGCTGGGCTTCACCTGTCCCTGCTCGGCTCTCTCCTCCAGGTTGTGTGTTGAGACTTGGACGCCTGCTGAGGGCAGCGTGCCTctttcctgggtgtggatgacaggtcatagggagaagggagggctgTACTGGGAAGTTCTTTCATAAACCGGTCTGTGTTCCTGTCATTTTAGATCGAACATCAGGGGGACAAGCTGGAGATGGCGAGAGAGAAACATCAGGCttcccagaaggaaaataaacagcTGAGTCTGAAGGTGGATGAACTGGAGAGGTTAGAGGCACTTGGTCCCATCTCTGTCCTCTTCCTAGGACCTGAGACTTTCCGCCACTTAGCTGCTTTGGGCTTGGTGTGCAGAAGTGTTTGAGGGACCCAAGGCCCTGGAAGGTACTAGGCAGACCTCAGAGGAGAAGTTGCTTCCATTGCAGTGGTAACCATTGTGGGAGAGAGGAAGGTGGTCTCTCGGCTAGGGGGACACTCCATAACAGTGTGGTCACGATCAGAGCACCCATAGGCACCACCTGTCAGAAAGGCACACTTCGTCCAAGCAAACCAGCAGGGCCACATGCTGCGGTGGGGGACATTCCCCCATTCTGCTCTTTGTTCCTGGTCTCCTTCCCCAAGACGTTTCTGATCTGATGCTACTCTGTTACTTACGGACTATTGGAGGTAGTCAGAGGGGAAGAGTACACCTTTTGGAATCAGAAGCCCTGGCCTTGGGTCCCGGCTTTGCCACTTAACCTGCATTGTGCTcttgagcaaatcatttaaccCTTTGGAAcctcttttactcattttttttttttaagattttattttcttcctttttctccccagagccccccggtacatagttatatattcttagttgtgggtccttctagttgtggcatgtgggatgccacctcagcgtggcctgatgagtggtgccatgtccgcacccagaattcgaaccggcgaaacactgggccgcctgcagcggagcgtgcaaacttaaccactcggccacggggctggctccatcTTTTACTCATTTTGAGAAAGGGATCCAGGTAGGGGTATCCTCGCTCCTGGGGTTATTGTGAGTCTTCAAGATAATCCTCAAAAGGCTTAGCACATTACCTGCATACAAAAAGGCACAACATAGTTAGTGTATATTAGTTagtattatcccaattttactttttttgttgctgaggaaggctggccctgcgctaacatctgtgcccatcttcctctactttatatgtgggacgcctaccacagcatggcttgctaagcggtgccatgtccatacccaggatgtgaaccggtgaaccctggaccatcaaagcagaacatgcacacttaaccactgcaccaccaagccggccccatCCTAATTTTAAATGTGAGGAGACTGAGCTTGtggagaggttgagtgacttgcccaaggtcacacagctggctggCAAAGCTGCAACTTAGACCCCTGACTGTCATCCTCCAAAGCTTTTagcatctataaaatgagggctGGAGCCTTAGTTTCAGAGATGAAAGGCCTGAGGCTCTAGGAGGCTGTCACTGCCCCAGGTGGCTCATGCAGGCAGGGACTTGAACCAGGTAGTCTTCCGGGCTccacctctgctctgctctgctggccTCAAAGATGCAGCTGGATTCAGCAGGACTTGGAGAGCTCCTTAGATTGAAGGTGTTCTGGAAGTGCAGTGGGGACGGTGTGTGCACACTGGGATGGTCACTGCTGTCTCACACCTGTTCATATAAGATGTTGAGTGGTCCAGCTCAAATCTCTGAGGGAGGCAGCAGTCACCAGAAAAAGTTGAGGACATGGCTATCAGTGACAGACTTGCCAGCTGTGCTGAGTTGGGGCCAATGACTTCACCTCTGAGGCTCGGTTTCTTCCCccgtaaagtggggatgataacaGAACCCACCTTCTGAGCTGCAAGCTGCCGTATGACGTGTGATGATACGCACGCTTAGCACAGCCCATGGTCAGCCTGTGCTTGCTTTTCCCACTCTTCATACAGTTCTCGAACCGCGCTCCAGTTGCACAGTTCTTGCCGCCTTGCTGATCAGCAGATTTCTTTAGTTCATTCCTGTGGCTCCTTGGAGATTGTCGGCATGCTGAAGCCCCGGCCCAGGGGTGGCTGGCAGCCCCTTGGTGGGGCGGAACAGGACAGGTAGGGCATGAGCAGGATCTGATTGAGTGCTCTCACCTAGGAAACTGGAGGCGACCAGTGCCCAGAATATCGAGTTCCTACAGGTGATTGCCAAGAGGGAGGAGGCAATCCACCAGTCCCAGCTGCGGCTGGAGGAGAAGACACGGGAATGTGGGAGCCTGGCGAGGCAGCTGGAGAGCGCCATTGAAGACGCTCAGAGGCAGGTCAGTCTCAATGCCATTActaactagctctgtgaccttgagcaaattacctAATCTCTCCAAGCCTATTTCCCCGCCAGAAAAACAGGTATATGGTAGTAGTACCTGCCTAATGAATTCGTCATATGGATCGAATGAGCAATTCTTGTAAAGGACTTGGCACTTTATTCATGATTGCTCATTTAATTGTTGCCTGCGTGGGACTCAGACAGGTTTACCAAGTCTGAGGTGATGACTTACGGGGCGTCGGGAAAGGGCCAGTAAAGCTGGGTTGCAGAAGTTGTCCCCACACTTAGCTCCTGCCCTCAGACTCCAGAGAGGTCTCCACAGCCATGTGCAAGTGCTGTCTGGGAGGCCAGATCGTGGGAGTGGCCCCGCCTGCTCTTTGCCAGGTGTCCCCCATGTCAGGTAAGCCAGCCCCACGTCTCTGTGTTCCTGGCAGATGGAACAAACCAAGGAGCATGCAGTTTCCAAGGAGCGAGCAGCCCAGAACAAAATCCTGGACCTCGAGACCCAGCTGAGCAGGACCAAAACTGAACTCAGCCAGCTGCGGCGGAGCCGGGACGACGTGAGtcgggctgggggcggggacaggCGTGGAGGGAGGGGACTGAGACTTTAGCTTCCTGGGGCCTGCAGCGCAAGGGGTTATATTGTCTTTATGAATATGACacggttttatttttctctaatcaATTTCCCATCCCTTCAGGTTATCCCGGGTAGAtccctttttttttattaacagcTTTGTTAAGATAGAATTGACCtactataaaattcactcatttaaattgtacaactcagtggtttttagtatattcagagttgtgcagtTATCACCAGATCTAAGTTTAGAAGATTTACAGGAGGAAACCCCATAGCCCTTCCCCTCGCTTGGCTGCTGACGTTTCGCACTTGGCCCATGCTGTTTCTGCTCTCAGGCTGAGCGCCGCTACCAGAGCCGGCTGCAAGACCTGAAGGATCGCCTGGAGCAGTCGGAGAGCACCAACCGCAGCATGCAGAACTACGTCCAATTCCTCAAGTCATCCTATGCCAACGTGTTTGGGGACAGTCCCTACACTACCTACCTGACGAGCTCTCCCATCCGCTCCCGATCTCCTCCTACCTAAGGCTGCCGGTCGAGGGCCGGGAGCCCGGATTGATGCCACGGGGCCAGAGGAGTTGCCAAGCCAAGCCTGCAAAGCCTCTgggttttcctctctcttccagtGATGAAGTGTGTTCAGGATCTTGTCCTAGCTGCTGGCTCCAGAAAAGTCCCTAAAGCAGCAGGGGATGAAGCAGGAACCACTTagttctctcctctctgggaGAGTCACCTAGCGGAAGTCTTTAATTACCCTGACAGGCCTTAAATCTGCTTCTGTTAGGGTACCAGATTTTAACTCACCGTGACTTCGCCCGTTCTTTCTCCAGAGAATGTTTGGACTGGACTTTTTCCTCCAGTCTCCTCACATCCCTCCTCTTTTTAGAAGTCTCTCTCTCGGGTTTTCTCTGACCTGAACCAGCAGGAGCCATTAGCAGGGGTCTGCACCACCCCTCCTGGGCTGGGAGCATGTTCCCTTGCTGTTTTCCTTAGTTCATGGGTACAGTGTTTTCCCCAGGCTCCCTTCCCAAGCCCAGTGGACACCTCTTATGCCCGAGTGTCCAAGAGGCCACTTGCCCCCACGCACTTCACAGCAGACACTTGAGGGCTCCTGTGCAGTTGGCCTTTTAAAAGTGTAATCCCAATCTTactgatttttgtttctcttggccAGGTTTGTATCTATAGAATGCatttattcttgaaatatttgtGTCGTTTTACAAAAAGCTTTTATAATCAATATTTAAGTCTCCATTGAATGATTTCCTTTGCCCACCTCCATCCCTCTTCTAAAAATGATTAAGTAAAATGCTGCAGGAGAGCCAGCAAACATTTTGAAGTACTTCCTGTGTGGAACATTAGGCTTTTCATTTCATCTTGGCCCGGGTTGCTGCTGCTCTCTGCACTTTCACAACACAATCCTGTGAGGTGACTGGAGGAAGCACACTTTGCAAGGCATGGCTCAGTGTTTGCGGGCAGACCACTTCAGCTGTTAGGAGGAAGATGGGATGTGtatatattactatttttaaaatgttaattggtTTCTAAATGATAAGATTATGGgctatttttgttctcttcacattttcctgtatttaaaagaaagaaagaacaacaaattctttagaaagaataaatttggTACTGTGCGGATCCCTAACCTTTCCATTCCAGCTGCTATTGGCCTTCTGAGTGAGCCagtcttgtcttctttttttttttttaaggattttattttccctttttctcccaaagccccctggtacatagttggataattttagttgtgggtcctcccagttgtggcatgtgggatgtcgcctcagcatggcttgatgagcgttgccatgtccacacccaggattcaaacttgcaaaaccctgggccaccgaagcagagcatgtgaagttaaccacttggccacggggcccgGCCCGTGGTCCTGTCCTCTTTCAACGACTCTAACCCAAGTCCAAAACTCCAGAGAATTCCCCTACGTCCTCAAGGGCAATGGGCCCCAACCAGGAGTCTGGATTCATGACCAGAaaacccccttcccctccaaT carries:
- the ODF2 gene encoding outer dense fiber protein 2 isoform X26, with translation MKDRSSTPPLHVHVDENTPVHVHIKKLPKPSATNSQKSHKRGMKGDTVNVRRSVRVKTKNPPHCLEITPPSSEKLVSVMRLSDLSTEDDDSGHCKMNRYDKKIDSLMNAVKMQKGERQMAKRFLEERKEELEEVAHELAETEHENTVLRHNIERIKEEKDLTMLQKKHLQQEKECLMSKLVEAEMDGAAAAKQVMALKDTIGKLKTEKQMTCTDINTLTRQKELLLQKLSTFEETNRTLRDLLREQHCKEDSERLMEQQGALLKRLAEADTEKARLLLLLQDKDKEVEELLQEIQCEKAQAKTASELSKSMESMRGHLQAQLRCKEAENSRLCMQIKNLERSGNQHKAEVEAIMEQLKEMKQKGDRDKEALKKAIRAQKERAEKSEEYAEQLHVQLADKDLYVAEALSTLESWRSRYNQVVKDKGDLELEIIVLNDRVTDLVNQQQTLEEKMREDRDSLVERLHRQTAEYSAFKLENERLKASFAPMEDKLNQAHVEVQQLKASVKNYEGMIDNYKSQVMKTRLEADEVAAQLERCDKENKILKDEMNKEIEAARRQFQSQLADLQQLPDILKITEAKLAECQDQLQGYERKNIDLTAIISDLRSRIEHQGDKLEMAREKHQASQKENKQLSLKVDELERKLEATSAQNIEFLQVIAKREEAIHQSQLRLEEKTRECGSLARQLESAIEDAQRQMEQTKEHAVSKERAAQNKILDLETQLSRTKTELSQLRRSRDDAERRYQSRLQDLKDRLEQSESTNRSMQNYVQFLKSSYANVFGDSPYTTYLTSSPIRSRSPPT